Proteins from one Porites lutea chromosome 3, jaPorLute2.1, whole genome shotgun sequence genomic window:
- the LOC140931872 gene encoding uncharacterized protein: MIATHQQFAAGMTLPQPEVHKFNGDPIKYGTFIIAFKTQIESRTLNAADRLYYLEQHLEGEPRELIGGCLHMDPAEGYKEARRLLEKEYGDPFKVSMAYVNKALEWSPIQSADAPAIKRFSLFLVKCKNAMVSVSHMDQLNHSTNMQTIARQLPFHLQAKWRDRAVKLKERGLIANFNDLVEFVVSAAESANDPIFGVRALSGSQGKRGDNGKRDNKKKPPPSNQTSSSFATGTTSPLGLDAAKNEIQDNTGAKAKTCLFCNKAHDLDDCAQFLKKTMDERKSFLKEKRLCFACYETNHVSKGCVKRRTCQKCKKRQPTALHIDGFTMNKENSGNQVQTADIQTIEISNGRIDLSRTVCGAKNSKESVVLHAILPVKVKRKGRRDSVTTYAFYDNGSGGCFATESIRKQLGVEGVRTVLRLATMHGESQVESNVMDNLIVTSLNDDNPIELPHTYTRDEIPADHRQIPTPNLISHWAHLCEVTKKIPGLNPHLEIGLLIGSNCPAALEPLEVVPCQGGGPFALRLRHGWTVSGPLRVEIDQDSKKIKASNYCEGSRSARGDHGSKDIAPNVREGLQ, from the coding sequence ATGATTGCAACTCATCAACAGTTCGCCGCAGGAATGACTTTGCCTCAACCTGAAGTGCACAAGTTCAATGGGGATCCCATCAAATATGGAACATTTATTATAGCATTCAAAACGCAGATAGAATCTAGAACATTAAATGCAGCGGATCGCTTGTATTATTTGGAACAACATCTCGAAGGCGAACCGCGAGAACTTATCGGTGGTTGTTTGCATATGGATCCTGCGGAAGGATATAAGGAAGCAAGAAGGCTGCTTGAGAAGGAGTATGGGGATCCTTTTAAGGTTTCAATGGCTTATGTGAACAAAGCTCTTGAATGGTCTCCAATTCAGTCAGCAGATGCACCAGCTATAAAACGTTTCTCGCTTTTCTTAGTCAAATGTAAGAACGCTATGGTGAGCGTGTCCCACATGGATCAGCTAAATCATTCTACAAACATGCAGACCATTGCCAGACAGCTTCCTTTCCACCTTCAAGCGAAGTGGCGTGATCGTGCTGTTAAGTTGAAAGAGAGAGGTCTGATAGCGAACTTCAATGACCTTGTCGAGTTCGTAGTGTCTGCCGCCGAATCAGCCAACGATCCTATTTTTGGTGTACGGGCTCTAAGTGGCAGTCAAGGAAAACGCGGGGATAACGGCAAGAGAGACAATAAGAAGAAGCCCCCACCGTCGAACCAAACAAGCAGTAGTTTTGCTACCGGCACCACTTCTCCCCTTGGCTTGGACGCTGCCAAGAATGAGATTCAAGACAACACTGGTGCTAAAGCAAAAACTTGCCTATTCTGCAACAAGGCCCATGATTTAGATGATTGTGCCCAGTTCCTCAAGAAGACGATGGATGAAAGAAAGTCATTCCTTAAGGAAAAGAGGCTATGCTTTGCTTGTTACGAAACAAATCATGTGTCGAAAGGTTGTGTAAAGAGACGCACCTGTCAGAAGTGCAAGAAGCGGCAACCGACAGCACTGCACATCGATGGCTTTACGATGAATAAAGAGAATAGTGGTAACCAAGTTCAAACTGCTGACATACAGACCATAGAAATAAGCAATGGGCGCATTGATCTCTCCAGAACTGTGTGTGGGGCAAAGAACAGTAAGGAGTCCGTAGTGTTGCATGCCATCCTTCCAGTTAAAGTAAAACGGAAAGGCAGAAGAGATTCAGTCACTACATACGCATTTTACGATAATGGCAGTGGTGGTTGTTTTGCGACTGAAAGCATCAGGAAGCAACTTGGAGTGGAAGGTGTCAGGACTGTGCTGCGTCTTGCAACTATGCATGGAGAGAGTCAAGTAGAAAGCAACGTCATGGACAACCTTATTGTTACCAGTTTGAATGATGATAATCCCATCGAGTTACCTCACACGTACACAAGGGATGAAATCCCAGCCGATCATCGCCAGATCCCAACGCCTAATCTCATAAGCCACTGGGCACATCTTTGTGAGGTTACGAAAAAGATTCCTGGGTTGAACCCGCATTTAGAAATTGGACTGCTCATCGGTAGCAATTGCCCAGCCGCCCTGGAGCCGTTAGAAGTGGTACCCTGTCAAGGTGGTGGCCCATTCGCTCTCCGTCTTCGCCACGGCTGGACAGTTAGTGGACCTTTAAGAGTTGAGATCGATCAAGACAGTAAGAAAATAAAAGCATCGAATTACTGTGAGGGAAGTAGAAGTGCAAGGGGAGATCATGGCTCCAAAGACATTGCTCCAAATGTTCGAGAGGGACTTCAATGA
- the LOC140931873 gene encoding uncharacterized protein: protein MAEKRLHTVEKKLMQDEKLAQAYQSVVDDYLSKGYIREVPEDEPKPPSEWFLPHFPAVRPEKATTKVRFVFDGSAQQNGKSLNSESLPGPKLQSDIVDVLVKFRKEPVALAGDVSQMYHQILLRPEDRALHRFLYRNLDSGDTPKVYEFKRFIFGGCYCPFCVQFAWQHHARLHKETYPLGANAVLEHCYMDDLMPSAPTVDDAKDTRKQLTELGDLAGFHIRKWISNEPDVIADIVEEDLASEIDLEKRELPTTKTLGVLWAATDDKFSFRHSLQLDGFEFTKRNVLRRTASVYDPLGFLSPYVIRSKLLIQKAWLEARDWDELLPTHHQREWTKWFRELKDLELVKIPRCLKDPSPKVEELSIHTFSDASENAYTAVVYARHVYEGGNITARMIMSKSRLAPLKAVSIPRLELLGALVGLQLTRQVCSALKIPTNGVTYWVDSMNVGYWIQGQSREYKPFIAHRVGEIHEFSAPNQWRYVPTGVNPADLGTRGLTVEELASADLWRNGPEFLKKSRQDWPECKFDKPTSTGNLELKGTKESGTKDATSYQIIGEGEETASVKEVWGLDPSRYSKWYRVKTKGELEIGLSLVRVTAWVRRFTDNCRKPEEQREKGELKPLELQNAEEFIIRQVQSKVYSAEIEPLRRNKEILRGSTLARFNPVLVNGILRSNTRLRHADDLPYDVKCPIILPKRNHVTGLIVKYYHESEGHQMGLNYTINHVRGKYLVVHVREQVKRVMRECFECARRFRSKPAHQQMAPLPKSRLQQSSRPFESCAVNFGGPFLTKQGRGRVRAKRYLCLFLCLKTHCCHLEMASSLDTDAFLNAFVRMTARRGWPQQMLSDNGTNFVSASRELRDLVSAIDQDKLQRMTSNKGVSWKWNPPAAPHFGGVFESMIKAAKRAIFAVLGDAEVNDEELETIFIGVESLLNSRPLTAVSDDPNDDRVLTPNHFLIGQIGGDFVPESVDTEPFNPRKRWRRLQELTRHVWNRWMKEYLPQIGSRQKWYFRNDNLRVGDVVVVIDPGTVRRQWNVGRIEQTYPGPDGLVRVVDVRVNGKTLKRPITRISPLEIRAPNCNQINV, encoded by the coding sequence ATGGCAGAGAAACGCCTTCACACAGTTGAGAAGAAGTTAATGCAAGATGAGAAGCTGGCACAGGCTTACCAATCAGTGGTTGATGACTACTTAAGTAAAGGATATATCCGAGAAGTCCCAGAGGATGAGCCAAAACCACCATCAGAATGGTTCCTTCCACATTTCCCTGCGGTAAGGCCAGAGAAGGCCACAACCAAAGTTCGGTTTGTTTTCGATGGCTCAGCTCAGCAAAATGGAAAGAGTTTGAACAGTGAATCACTACCAGGTCCTAAGTTGCAAAGTGACATTGTGGACGTTTTAGTTAAGTTTAGAAAAGAGCCAGTTGCATTGGCTGGCGATGTGAGCCAAATGTATCACCAGATACTTCTTAGACCAGAGGACAGGGCTCTGCACAGATTCTTATACAGGAACTTGGACAGTGGGGATACACCAAAGGTTTATGAGTTTAAgaggtttatttttggagggtgTTATTGCCCTTTTTGTGTCCAGTTTGCTTGGCAACATCATGCCAGACTTCACAAGGAGACTTACCCATTGGGAGCTAATGCAGTTCTAGAACACTGTTACATGGATGATCTGATGCCATCCGCACCTACGGTGGATGATGCGAAGGATACAAGAAAGCAGCTAACCGAATTAGGAGACTTGGCTGGTTTTCACATCCGCAAATGGATCTCTAATGAACCGGATGTAATTGCTGACATTGTGGAAGAAGATCTTGCTTCCGAGATAGACTTGGAGAAGAGAGAATTGCCAACAACCAAGACCCTGGGTGTCCTGTGGGCCGCCACAgacgacaaattttcctttagaCACTCATTACAGTTGGATGGATTTGAATTCACCAAGAGGAATGTTTTGAGGCGAACAGCATCAGTTTACGACCCATTAGGCTTCTTATCACCTTATGTAATCAGGTCCAAGTTGTTGATACAAAAGGCTTGGCTGGAGGCACGGGATTGGGATGAACTGTTGCCAACACATCATCAGCGAGAATGGACAAAGTGGTTTCGAGAATTGAAAGACCTTGAACTTGTAAAAATCCCAAGGTGTTTGAAAGACCCAAGTCCTAAGGTGGAAGAACTGAGTATTCATACATTCAGTGACGCCTCAGAGAACGCATACACAGCTGTAGTTTACGCGCGTCATGTGTATGAGGGTGGCAACATTACTGCTCGAATGATCATGTCAAAGTCTAGGCTTGCACCATTGAAAGCAGTGAGCATCCCCAGATTAGAGCTTTTGGGTGCTCTAGTCGGATTACAATTAACAAGACAAGTTTGCTCTGCACTCAAGATACCTACAAATGGAGTGACATACTGGGTGGACAGTATGAATGTGGGGTACTGGATCCAAGGTCAAAGTAGAGAGTATAAGCCGTTCATAGCCCATCGTGTTGGAGAAATTCATGAGTTCTCTGCTCCTAATCAGTGGCGCTATGTTCCTACGGGTGTAAACCCCGCCGACCTTGGAACAAGAGGCCTGACAGTGGAAGAGTTAGCAAGCGCAGATTTATGGCGGAATGGGCCCGAATTTCTGAAAAAGTCAAGACAAGACTGGCCAGAGTGCAAGTTTGACAAGCCAACGTCAACAGGGAACCTTGAACTTAAAGGAACAAAAGAATCAGGCACAAAGGATGCTACCAGTTACCAAATAATTGGAGAAGGTGAAGAAACGGCTAGTGTCAAAGAGGTGTGGGGATTGGACCCCTCAAGATACTCGAAATGGTATCGAGTCAAAACAAAAGGAGAACTGGAAATTGGGTTGTCTTTAGTTCGCGTGACAGCGTGGGTGCGCCGATTTACAGACAATTGTAGGAAACCAGAGGAGCAAAGAGAGAAGGGTGAACTGAAGCCATTGGAGCTTCAAAACGCTGAGGAATTTATCATTCGGCAGGTTCAGTCTAAGGTGTACTCAGCGGAGATAGAGCCATTGAGAAGGAACAAGGAAATCCTAAGAGGAAGTACATTGGCACGATTTAATCCAGTATTAGTTAATGGCATTTTGAGGTCCAACACCAGACTACGGCATGCGGACGATCTCCCATATGATGTTAAGTGTCCAATCATACTGCCTAAGAGGAATCATGTCACAGGACTGATCGTTAAGTACTACCATGAATCAGAGGGTCATCAAATGGGGCTTAACTATACGATTAATCATGTACGGGGGAAATACTTAGTGGTCCATGTTCGTGAACAAGTGAAACGAGTCATGAGAGAATGTTTTGAGTGTGCGAGACGATTTCGATCAAAACCAGCTCACCAGCAAATGGCGCCGTTACCGAAGAGTAGACTGCAGCAATCCTCCAGACCTTTCGAGAGCTGTGCAGTAAACTTTGGAGGACCTTTCTTAACTAAGCAAGGACGTGGAAGAGTGCGAGCTAAGCgctatttgtgtttgtttctctgtttgaAGACCCATTGTTGCCACTTAGAGATGGCGTCGTCTTTGGACACTGATGCATTTCTTAACGCTTTTGTCAGAATGACTGCGCGGAGGGGATGGCCGCAGCAAATGTTAAGTGACAATGgaacgaactttgtaagcgcATCGAGGGAACTGCGAGACCTAGTCTCTGCTATAGACCAAGACAAACTACAACGGATGACCTCCAATAAAGGAGTGAGTTGGAAATGGAATCCACCTGCAGCGCCACATTTTGGTGGAGTCTTTGAATCTATGATCAAGGCAGCAAAGCGAGCTATTTTTGCTGTCCTCGGTGATGCAGAAGTTAATGATGAGGAGTTGGAGACAATCTTCATTGGCGTAGAAAGTCTGCTGAATTCGAGACCTTTAACAGCTGTGAGTGACGACCCTAACGACGACCGCGTCTTGACTCCAAATCACTTTCTGATCGGGCAGATAGGTGGTGATTTTGTACCAGAGAGCGTCGACACCGAGCCATTTAATCCCAGAAAGCGCTGGAGAAGACTACAAGAGCTCACAAGACATGTCTGGAACCGATGGATGAAAGAATACTTACCGCAGATTGGATCAAGACAGAAGTGGTACTTTCGTAACGACAATTTGCGGGTTGGAGATGTTGTCGTTGTTATCGATCCCGGAACAGTGAGGAGACAGTGGAATGTTGGGCGTATTGAGCAGACATACCCTGGCCCTGATGGCCTTGTGCGAGTGGTGGACGTACGGGTTAATGGCAAGACCCTTAAGCGACCAATAACTAGAATCTCCCCGCTGGAGATTCGGGCACCGAACTGTAATCAGATTAATGTGTAA
- the LOC140931874 gene encoding uncharacterized protein: MDGKIEELKKEKRTLKTSITKHLNELAAELSTKTPNKENVTAKLQDIDKRRDELLELLDSLQTLYGDNKHASLAASTGDEADKMIDRVDNETKEARLFLSRSNSKESEGNNTSQIGTFESAHGKDGHVVDANKQLERIRIPKFSGDKKEYQSWWAAFSSCVDETNLSAQFKMLRLESCLVGEAAETVKGLGYSDHAYEAAKARLNRKYGGNRRQVQTHIDELRKMRPINADNPRELERFADIVERTVVSLKENKKFADLEGGTLYAIVLEKLPRALLSQYYRWIKEKGSLESLEELRRWVAEEAEYQVQASEMKHGLSSVGSVRGKSSSKSYFGTTEEKRDRPCKVCNQKHPIWKCDMFKGMEHRKKWETAKKLGLCYRCLGKGHLGDSCTWNRECGIDGWKDRHHRLLHEEKVASGSMEGKADTPVTEENKSSTYETVQEHAQRSIALRTVPVILKHEERRLQVNCFLDEGSDTSYVNEDVVEELGLYGRKEKVIINVANGQKVNLMSATMEIGLESLDGRVDTVIVAKTSNNICGGMKPTNWLQIKDQWKHFRDIPFPKLGKTSKIDVLIGSDYYNLLFPMKEVRGGDNEPSARLCPLGWTAIGTTGTSEGLGTSNTGYLNTYRIRQSECSDGDLNYLLKQFWSLEAIGITPQVEQPLSPEEKLAFAKVNESIRFDG; this comes from the coding sequence ATGGATGGCAAAATAGAAgagttaaagaaagaaaaaagaactctCAAGACAAGTATTACGAAGCATCTGAACGAATTAGCTGCGGAATTATCGACGAAAACGCCAAACAAGGAAAATGTCACGGCAAAACTGCAGGACATCGACAAGCGACGGGATGAATTGTTGGAGCTGTTGGACTCGCTTCAAACCTTGTACGGAGATAATAAGCATGCATCGCTGGCGGCTTCAACAGGTGATGAAGCAGATAAAATGATAGATCGTGTGGATAACGAGACAAAGGAAGCTCGGCTTTTCTTATCGCGAAGTAACAGCAAGGAAAGCGAAGGAAATAACACAAGCCAGATCGGCACATTTGAGAGCGCACATGGCAAAGATGGTCACGTGGTCGACGCAAACAAACAGCTTGAGCGGATTCGAATCCCAAAGTTTTCGGGCGACAAGAAAGAATATCAGTCGTGGTGGGCAGCGTTTTCCAGTTGTGTGGATGAAACAAATTTGTCGGCTCAGTTTAAAATGTTGCGGCTCGAAAGTTGTTTAGTAGGAGAGGCGGCCGAAACGGTGAAAGGGCTTGGTTACTCGGATCATGCCTATGAAGCAGCTAAGGCAAGGTTGAATCGAAAGTATGGGGGAAACAGGCGACAGGTTCAAACCCATATCGATGAGCTACGTAAGATGAGGCCAATAAACGCTGATAATCCGAGAGAGCTAGAAAGATTTGCCGACATAGTGGAGAGGACTGTGGTttctttaaaggaaaataagaagTTTGCTGACCTGGAAGGAGGAACATTGTACGCAATTGTGCTGGAAAAACTTCCTCGAGCTCTACTTAGCCAGTACTATCGATGGATTAAAGAAAAGGGAAGCTTGGAGTCTCTTGAAGAGCTGCGTCGCTGGGTTGCTGAGGAAGCTGAGTACCAGGTACAAGCATCAGAAATGAAGCATGGTTTGTCCAGTGTTGGAAGTGTACGAGGAAAGAGCTCAAGTAAGTCTTATTTTGGGACCACAGAAGAGAAACGTGATCGTCCCTGTAAAGTGTGCAACCAAAAACACCCAATTTGGAAATGTGATATGTTCAAGGGAATGGAACAtagaaagaagtgggagacggCGAAGAAGCTTGGACTGTGTTACCGTTGCTTGGGGAAAGGGCACCTTGGTGACTCATGTACTTGGAACAGAGAGTGTGGAATTGACGGATGGAAGGACAGACACCATCGGTTACTTCACGAGGAGAAAGTAGCTTCTGGGTCCATGGAGGGGAAGGCTGACACACCCGTGACAGAGGAAAACAAGTCCAGTACGTATGAGACAGTGCAAGAACACGCACAGAGGAGTATTGCCTTGCGTACTGTTCCTGTCATTCTGAAACATGAGGAGAGACGCTTGCAAGTTAATTGTTTCTTGGACGAAGGCAGTGATACTTCGTATGTTAATGAGGATGTGGTAGAGGAACTGGGGTTGTATGGTAGGAAGGAAAAAGTAATTATCAATGTTGCAAATGGACAGAAGGTCAATTTAATGTCAGCAACCATGGAGATTGGCTTGGAGAGTCTAGATGGTCGGGTGGACACAGTGATTGTGGCGAAAACATCTAATAACATCTGTGGTGGGATGAAACCCACCAACTGGCTGCAAATCAAAGACCAGTGGAAACATTTTAGAGACATTCCTTTTCCTAAGCTTGGAAAAACGAGTAAAATTGACGTTCTTATTGGTTCAGATTATTACAACCTGCTGTTTCCTATGAAAGAGGTTCGTGGAGGCGACAATGAACCTAGTGCCAGACTGTGTCCATTAGGGTGGACAGCAATTGGTACCACTGGTACATCTGAGGGACTTGGAACAAGTAACACTGGTTACCTGAACACCTACCGCATAAGGCAGTCAGAGTGTAGTGATGGAGATCTGAATTATCTGCTGAAACAGTTTTGGAGCCTTGAGGCTATTGGGATCACACCGCAGGTGGAGCAACCACTTTCCCCTGAAGAGAAACTAGCCTTTGCTAAAGTGAACGAATCAATCAGGTTTGATGGTTAA